The nucleotide sequence GTCTTATAAAAAGGACTGTAGAGGTGTATTTTCATGCATTCAGgatggaaaaaaaatttcaataactaCCAAAAAAACGCTTACAAACAAAAAACTTCTGTGGTAAGTATTTTATTTCTCTGAGACAAGAGTCCAAATTTGTCACAATTCGGATAAAATAAATAGCTCAGAgtgagaataaaatcaaacggtTTTCTGACTGCATAGCTGTAATCATAAAGACCATCTCATTTTAATTCACAATACAAGTTTTCATCAAGCTGATTTAACATTTCATAAACTTATCTTACAATTCCAAAACTGTACACATCCATAGCAGTTGAAACCTCTCCTCGGATAGCTTCAGGAGCCATGTATAATGGAGTTCCTATAGGATTCTTGGTCACGGTTGATGTCGTTTCAGGTGCAGAAATAACAGATCGAATCAATCCAAAATCACTTATACGAGGCCTTGTTTCAGTATcaagtaaaatatttgagctaaaaatgggaaaaaaattttgcgatgCTGTagtcggtattttattttttcaccatgctgaaaatatgcaataaacatacactaataaaaataaattatataaatgcATTCAGCGTGAAGGGAGACTAGAAAAatcaatactggttatcgagtaGCGTCACCATCAAAAATGTCtaacagaaaaaatataaaaaattaaatcaaactctctctctctctctatatatatatatatatatatgatatgtaCAGTATATATATGAGTTGAGTAAAAGTATATACTCAGTGGTCGCATGTCTCAACAAGGAAAAACTGACTCAGAGCACGGACAACGAGGAAACCATGGGAACAACAGCACATAgtatattaataaaatttgttttgcttGCTCATGAATGGCGCAATGTTAAAGTACGACCAAGTTTTTGCAAGTTAGGAAATTAGCGTTTGATCCCATGTCAGTCAAGTTGCCATTCTATAGACAAAACCACAGAAACAATAACTGGATATGCTACGCTTTCGTCTTTCCATACAGAAATTTCTTTTTGCCTCGAGTCCTGTTCTGAACACACACAGGAATACATAAAACTGGTTTTACCTTTTAATATCCCTGTGTACTAATTTCTTGTTATGCAAATATTCAATTCCAGCAGCACTTCCTTCTGCAATTTGAAGTCTTTGTGCTACAGATAATTGATTCGTTCCCTCCCTACAAAAAATAAGTTTATGAAATCGTTTTCCGATGAATAAATCATAACATcttgtttttcacaatttttttttataaaacagcAATATTTCCAATGTATTCTGAAAAATGGATATAGTTGAAAAGAATATGCCGAGTTACCTCATACTCAAGAATATATATAACCACAATTCACAATTCTCAATCTTTCCTGAACTCACTTTATAGTAACACCAACCAGGCCTGTCGAGTGAAAGACAATTTACAAATGACTCCGTCTCTCTTTTCGAGGTTGAAAAATTTTTAGCTCTAACTttgtgttgaaaaatatttcagatccgagaaaattaaattttgataacaaaatctAGGCGCCTGCAGTTTTCTACTATTAGACTTTTAAAAACGATTGATAAAATTCTTGCTGTTTTTGTGGGAagttttgacttattttatcACTATTGAAAAGCGTGCGACTCAAACTCCGGGAATTCACCAATTTCAACTTTGACTCTGTAAAGTTCAAAATAGGACTCCCGCTCCAACTCCGGACTCAGTGGAAACATGCTGAACCCCGCCTCTGCAGCCTTGGAGCTGATTGCCAAAGTAGTAACTCATAACAAGTGTCAATTTTCATGCCAAATTGTAACATTTATGAGAGGGTATTTTGAATCGGTGAAACATAAATTGACTTGGAACACTAAGTTGATCTTAGTCagtaacaaaatataaaaagaataaaaaaagtacCTGCAACCTTGCAGATTTGAGCTGAGAGATCCATTGAACATAAAATCATATACTAAACAGAGTTCAGGTCCATCACATGAATATCCAACCaatggtaaaatattttcatgctctaatctaaataaaaatatcaacacAGTATTGAgttttcttcagaataactccCTATACAAAGACGTAATAAGAACCCTAACAGTAAAAAAGTAAGTAGTAAGAGTGAGACTGAAGGTAAATCAGGACATAATAGTAAATGAGTAAGACGGAAACAAGATTGATTAGAATATAACTTtcgcaaaaataaaaaacaaagcaATGAGTGTTGTCAATCTTAATTTATCTGTATATTTAACTTGACAATCAAAAACTAGCGGAGCGTTCAGGAATGTAAAACCAGTATGAACCAcattgattcaaaataaattttaaataaaaatctacATTCCCAACCAAGCATCTGCAACAATTTTCAATCTGCTCTATCCCAGTCCTTTTCAATAACGGTTGGCAACATTTGCTATGTATACATCatcataataaattaatatagcATACATACTCAGATATTATATGAATCTCCTTTTTAAATTGTTCAGCAACTGCAACTGCTAGATCTGGAGCATCTAGTTTTAATCTTTTTATGGCTATTTTTCTTGCATCAGATTTGATTGGCTGCAAAACGAAAACGAGTATAATATTAATGAGCATggggcctagtggttaaagcgtTAGGCTTAACTTTGATGGATGACATTGCCGGTCAAAATCTTGGGTTCAACTCCCATGCCCAAACATCTGCGTccaaatttttgagtttttctatttataagtccaagtcaagtttattttttttaaccagtcaaaaaaaatcacaaattataaGAAAAAGCTGATTACACAATTTTACAGGAAAGGGGACTTTCTGGGAACCAAACTGGtcatcgagcagcgacacccaaggttctaatatttaatttgaaaagtATATATAAGGCACAATCAAACCTTATGCTTTGGTAAATGCAAATTTCCACTGAATACAGATCCAAAAGCTCCTTCTCCTAATTTACAAGATTCATTGAAGTTTGATGTTAATTCACTCAAATCAGAATAAGAAAATGAAGGCACTAAATAAAAGATGAATTTACCTTCTATATGAATTATATATACAGGATGTATATAATGTCAtcttataatttcaattttactatGAAGTCAAGTCAGTTTGCAATATATCTTAAAccaggttttattttaaatattgtttattctACAAGTTTTTACTACACCTGTAGAGGCCATAAAACTGTATACGATATCGATATACCCTTTGCAACTTGataaattttaagactttataaaCACTTTGAAATACCAGTAAGTGAAAATATAATAACGATAGCACTGAATTGTATATTGCATATTTGATAGAAACAGGTATATAGCTTTGAAGaagatgataaaataatatctGAAAATTCATTGAGTATGCCTGTGGATAtccatttatttaaaatagcaacaatagcaaattatttagaTAAAAATTTCCAGTTGACTCAAAATTGACCTAATTTATTTAATGCTGATATGATTTCTCTGAATTTAACAATTCAGTCAAACATTCAAGTCATAAGTGAAACTTACCACAAAGAAATTTACAAAGCAGTAACAACgctatttgaaaaaatactgCATTGgcatataatattttaatgaaaaaagttCAATTAAACCAAAGCTTTGATGGCAAACTCACAATTTTTGTCTAAACTTAATTCTTCTAATGACAAATGCTCTGAAATATCTGTAGTACAATTTTCAGTAGGTTGTCGAAGTGACATTGAATCATGTTCAATAGGTTCTCGTTTCCCCATACTTTGAGTAGAGCTAACATGTGAAGCAGTTTGTTGAAACCCTGTAGACTGATGTGTAGGAGCTTTACTTGGTTCTGCGTCTAACCCCATTGTTTCTCGGTACGAAGGGGGATCAAATCTTCTTTGAGGAAGCGGTTCCGGTGGTAAAACTATATCGGCTAACTTTGGTAAATGCATTTTATGAAATACATTAACAAGATCCTGAAAAGGAAAAAGGAaatgacaaaatttttattttcagtcagtcagtcaatacaaatttttttcacaaatcgAAAATACAGagcgaaaaaaatgaaactaaaaAAGCGTCGTTTCAGTGTGAAGGCCGATGCGATAAACCAAAAATTGTTATCAAGCAGCATCACCTATGAGGAAGTCTAACACGAAGgtgaaaaagctgaaaaatttaattcaatgaTAAACTTCACAAAgataaacaaaacaatgaatAAGTCAATAAAATTTGTGTAAATTGTCCATTCCCGTTTCAaacaaatgattttattttgaagaagtcaaaacaaaaattaaaaaaataaaaatttgaataaagtcatataattttttatttttgaaaataaaaatgtgagataGGCTACATAACGATCACCTGTGCAGTGACATTCGAGGTTGCCCAAGCTTGAAGAACAGCTTCAGTTGCACTTTTACCACGTTGTGTAGATAATTCAAAATGccttgaaagaaaaaaaaagaataatacaCACATTTATCATTTTCCAAAacgaattcaaattttcaatcttCTGAAGATTCATTttgaacagtaccggtaattaAATTATCCATACAGAATGATGAACAATGTAATGAAAAGCGATGGCCTAGCGACAGGTTGTTAAACCATTGGTGTTATGGATATTGATTGGATGTTTGGTGTTAAAAATTCATCTACTTGATGGCTATGGATAGATGAAAAAAAGACCAGGTTCATTTCTTTACGTATTcaagtaatattattattgtattgCTGCTATGTCCATGCTCTATAATTTTTGCCCAAATCTCAAataactttaataataatttctcTCGtataataacaaattttttcaacTAGTGCCCAATTAGAAAAACAGCCCTCTaacattcaaattataaaaagaatTCATATCATCATTTCCGGCAACACTACTTACTGTATATCATTATTTGTAAATCTGGGATTTGGATTCATTGAGCTGATTGGTATATTGAGGGCAAGATCTCTCCATGTAGTTGAAGTCCCATCTGGATCAAGCTGCTTTGCAACATTTACCAAAACAGAATACGGTAAATCTCGTATAAAAGTTGTTGGACCAGCTCTAACTCTGCTGGGCCTAAATCCGCTAGTGTTATTGCTGTGATACATATTTCTATACAATTCACACTTGTTTCACCTTTTCTATGCACCgataaaaaaaacagtaaattaTTAGAATGAAAAGAATgttattaattgaaaaaaaaagttaagaaTGCTTTACAAAGGGAATCAAAATACTAGTAAACCTTCAAGGAATCAGAGGCTGTAACCAAACATAGACAAGGCAAGGAGATGAGATTCAAATAACATCTGAATATAGACTATTTTTAAATCCAGACACTTTGCTGTACTTATTAGGCCAGCGACTTAGGATTTAGTTCATTATTTGACggtattgaaaaaataaatataaatttttgcaattGCAGAAATTTTTCAACACACGTGTACATGTAAATCATACATAACATCAATTAATAGCATGTTGTTGTAAGCATTTTAATCATAATGACACCGACACATGACAATCAAGACACAGCTGTACCTATTAGGCCGTAACCTATGATTCAGTTCATTATTTgacatattgaaaaaataaatataaattttggaaATTGCAGAACGATTCAACATCTGTGTACatgtaaattatataaaaaatcaatTATTAGCATGTTGTTGTAAGCATTTTAATCTTATTGACTCATCAAGTGAGCAgctggcgaaccacggcctctcgtccggttaccattccaagtcgggtatgggattagttttactgtattgtttgttttcggaagcatggacttggtggtggaggaagccgtaaccgaccagcggttacgtgaaccacccaacgacggcgaggagtccagcaatcctctcgcacataaccatccctgcatgggattcgaacctgcgaacccacgcagagtaattagaggtgcggtggcgagcgtattcctaaagcttagcccgttgagccacaccgccgcccCTGTGTCTTTGTTTATTACTTTATTGCTTGCATTTTCACTTCTTCTATGTAGTCTATATGACACAGATTCATGCATTACGGTATTACAATAATTAACATTCACATACTGACATATTCATCCCATGGGAGtgaaaagttcaaaataaatttcttttATCACCTGTATCATGCTTTGTATATGAAAACAGAGGAAGACTGTCTGACTGTACAGCTATCAGACTGAACGCAGTCAATACACTGTATCAATATATAGCGATACTAAAATAAAACGTTATCCTTAAACAAAATGTATACCTATATTCTTGATTTAAACTGATTCTAGGCCATAAAACTATCACAGTAATatcagaatactggaatatatAAGATATGAGTTCATGATGTGCGCCGGATTCGATCCGCCCATTTCGGAATTCCCcgtttggtgcttgcgtagcgTGTTTCCCCGCATTTCACAATTGGcttttatgacatcacaaaaaGACTCAAACAGCTGATTTGCAAAACAACCATTTCATAACAATTTTGCAAAGAGAAAGGATATTTCGTTGTATGTCTAGCTTTACGAAACCAGCACACTAAATCAATATGGACTTTGTTCTTGATATAAAAAGTTCAATAGGCTTGGAAGCAGAAAATCTTGTGAACAAGGTATTTCCAGAAAAAACAGCACAATTGGATGCAATTCTTCAAAGCCCGGAATTTCGTCTGGAAAACATACCTTCGGTGCGCCAAAAAAGTTGGGAAAGTCACGCAAATGTAACAGCAAAGAAGGAAAATTCTAAAGCATCGACATCGGATCGAAACATTGGTGAACCTCCAGCAAAACTTTTGAAAAGTTGTGATGAAGGTGATGCGTCAGAAGATGCTGTCGAGAAACAAGAAGTATTTTCGAATCCACAGATTGTTCATCTTTTGGAGATTATCAGACCAGAAATTATTACTTTAATGGAATCGTGTAATACAATTCGTACCTGGGTAAGTAAAAAGTAAAAGTAGGCTGTGCCAAATATTTCACCGCATCATAAAAAACGTGTGTGTTAAGTGCAACAAACATAATTGTTAAATTTTCTATTCGTGTAGGTCATGCTTCTATTGCCGAAGATGGAAGATGGTAACAATTTTGGAGTTTCTGTTCAAGAAGAAACGATGGGAGAATTGAAAGGAGTCGAAACGGAAACTGCTGTTTTCTTGGAATCAACTACGTCGTATTTTTTCGCTCGTGCAAAGGTAGCGTGAGAAGCTCAATATTTCGAATTTTTACAAACCTTATGACgacaaaaatgtttttgaagcATGAGCCATGGAGTATTTAGCATGCGTTTTACTTAGAATATGGATCTCTTTTCTGGACATTTACTGAATGTTTGTACTTTCAAACATACAACTCCTATTTAATGACTAATAGATGGATCGTAATTTGAAAGACTAAAATGCGATTGCTATATTTCAGGTCGCGTCCAAAGTCATCAAACACCCGAAAATTCACGATTACGCCCGTTTCATTGCGGAGGAGGACGAGAAGCAATTTGTTTCTTTGCGACACACTGTCGCAGAATTAAGAAATTTTTATTCGTCTCTACATGATTTGATTATGAagaatattgataaaattaaGAAACCAAGAAACAGCAACCTTTCTTCAATGTATTAGTTAAGTTggcaatcaaataaaaataaaccttaCACATACAATATACACGTTTGTTTCATGGACAAGGTCATAATCGAGAAAACAGTGAATGAGGGCGTGACGTCAAAAACTGAAAAGTGATAGAGTTAACTATCGTGTCAGGAGCTAAAAAAGGATTTGTCATTTCCATGCCGCTGCCACAAGTCGACTGACCCGCTATCGCTCAAGGCAAAGAGATcaacaatgtatttttagtaAACAGGAAATAGTTCAAAGCCATTTATGAAATAATAGGTTATAACACTGTTACCCatgtgaaataaatttataataacaTAACAACGACCTATAATAAAACCAATACATACTTTGTTTGACATTAAACTGCGATATTCACGTACAGTAGGCCTACCGCGCTTATTTTACTGTCGTACCTTAACTATGGTGTAGTAACAAGAAATTAAGGCAGGGGTACAGACAGGTATTAATAAAAGGGGTGAAACTTTCCGGATCGTTATATGATATGAGAGCCTGAAGTATAGCATCTGAGGAACCTAAAGCCTTAGAGATTAAATGATAAAACCGAATGCAAATGCTTTAAATCACCAACAAGAATCCTGAACATCGAAAATATACGCCACAATGTGATGTGAAAATTTAAACAAAGCTAATAATCatacaattattttaatataatactGTACTGGCGGCTTCAGTTTTCTCTTATATTAATCATTATTGAGTGGTACCCCGATTCTCAAGTACAGTTTGAGTTTTAAATGTTATAATTCGAGTCTGCAGCCAAGTCGCTACTGTTTTGAATCACAAGTCGACGCCGAGTCATAGTAGAATTTAGGGGTGGGTGATATATTCTAGAATACCTGAATCAAAtacagaataccgaatcctatactattttattgtttttcaaatgTGGTAATTCTCCCACCATAAATATGGATTCCAATTTTTAAAAAGCCAAATTGTCAATGTATTACTACATTTGTATCCAAATGAAAATACCCTGAGCATTTAACGACTATCAATTATAATCAAGtatgtcagcgtgtttattttctgcgGGCAAGACTCGAAAATAACATCTTGAGTAAAATTCATTTCTATTATAAAATACTCATTTTTGGTTATTGTGGTTATACATACCACTAGCGGCAAcctttttaatttgaaaataccgCATGACACTCGACCAAACATGTGTCGTGCTTGGTCGACAGAAACGGATTCATTGGCGACTTGAATCATAGTTAACTATGCTTGAATtacgaatattttattttattcggggtacaaaataaatgaaaaatcaacgcattgttttgcgatatcactttgtattttcggaaacggggtgtcgtgaaaaaaaaatttgatgtaaATTAATCGAAAATATTGTCTCAACATCTATCGTCTGGTGCACATGATTTTCCGGGAGAACTCGAAGGCCGCGATAAATCATTCAAACTAAAGAATATTTCACGTACTCCCAACATTTAAGATTGTTGCAATTAGAAAATCGTCAGTAAGGCGGCACCAATAATAATTATTCTTATCAGCGAAATAGATTGAAACTTGTAAAGTACGTTGTCTTCGCGTTCTGAATATGCAAAGCTGGGATTACGAAGTTTGATATCTGCCACATTTGCGGGTTCTTTGCGAGCGAACGCTAGTATAATGTTAAATTTATACTACTACgggtataatcaaacgagagagatttcgtCGCGTAAGAAAACGCTCGTCactgattaataaattaaaaatccgtaatacaaaaattgacgcatggcgccgaagaggcggaaaccgattccgaatactttgggattcaaATCccccggattcggtattctatattgcccatttCTAATATAATTCATAAACAAAGTTGAAATGAGTTAAACTGACATTAGTTTGAGAATCAAAATAGGATTCAGTCATGTATTGTCAGCATCTACCTCGGCATTAACAGCCTATTTTGTGAAATCCATACAGACGttataaattgtattttaaGTGTCAGCTATTTTCCATAGGCATAGACTCTATCTCaaggacaaaaaaaaatctcatcGGTGGTTAGCCGGCTCGTGACGTTTCGAGTCAAAAAAGGATTCAGTCATGTATCGTCAACATCTACCTCGGCATTAACAGcctattttgaaaaatatatacagaCGTGGTAAATTGTATTTCAAGTGTCAGCTATTTCAAAGactttttggaaaatatttttcgacTGTCCAAAAAAAATCTCATCGGTGGTTAGCCGGCTCGTGACATTTCGAGTCTTTGAAGGAGGTGAACCGGACAGTATGACATTCATGTATTCTCATGACCACACATATGGGAAATAAACCTGAATATTTTACCATATTACGCAGTAAAAGTAAATGTTACGAAACGCAAGAAGTCGCGAAATAGAGGTGCGATGGCGGGCGTATTTCTAGCGCTTAAAACGCTGCGGGATACCACTTTAGATTAGGACTTCGATTGATCGCTGAATCGCCAGAAGAAAAAATGACCAGATCGGCGGTGAATTTTGTTACGTAACTCTGGTCACGTGAGGTTACATAACAAAGATCGCGCGAAACTCGTGTTATTAAAAGCGGCGTGAATTGCAGTCTGATTGCTGTCAGTTTAGTTTCGCTGCGTGGGAGGGAGGATAGTGCGGAGGTTAGGAGTGATCAGGTTTTGGAGATTGGGCGAATCGAATGTTGCTACAGGGGCGGTGACTCCTCTATGAGCCGGGGCCACGGCCAATGGGCcgcagaggagtcaccacttccactcgaATGTTGGGTGCTTTTGCGGAACTGGTAGAGTTAGTTTGTTTTGCAATATTTGAATTACTTTACAGCTAGGTTCGGCAATCACTTTTCTCAGTGGGCCAGTTATAGattaccgtaaaagcgcctaacttcggacaaaattactatattttcgtcaataacttggccatttattgtccaaaaggtgccaaaattgctcggtaaaacattcgtgcggtaatttacattccctgcaaatttcggttcaattggactatttttactattgaaataatcgatatttcttgccatctgaccgttatccttcactgccctaacttcggacagtcattttcttcactgcgtaaccgcgacgcacagagagaaagaggcttccgatgcggattgcgtaatcacgtcgttgcgtgaagataagacgttcgatcgtcgtcgtaacgtaacattgACGTCACGACCAAAATGCATTAATTGAAACTTCCGTCGTCCTatgtttacatctttcgttcgttatttgcgatacttcagatgagtataataacacgttagtcattttaatcagaaaatgcatacgtaaatatatctgatgcaaaccgtttcaatccacaatgaagtattttaacaggcttctatcgaagtctttgaagtattaatattctcgacggatagctttttttttatcgtgcgcggttatctttataattgataatttatatcaaacacacggtaaatccgattgtaaagtttaatttaaaattcaacttaatcttgtaaacatgtaggtcccgtttatttgttggagattaaatttatttttaatttcgagtgaaaAAAATTCAGCCAGGCCGTATTCAATAACTGTCATTTCGactactaatcataaaataatggttaagttagtgcactgtgccatatggacgttggaattatcatagttttatatGTTCGATTTTAACGTCATCgattaagtgtgacatgtattttcattaatgtaattttggcatatattcatacatgaccgaacaaaatacaaaaatattacattggaacgccgtctttatcttaacggaaattgtcatattggctccgttgtgtctggcgtcaaaattcatttccgcgacgcagtgtgacgtcgtgtcggaagtgagcgaaaaataatctacgtgaggttgacgtaatttttgacgctgcgtgaaatcttaatattcttacggaatttataattcagaattttagattttatttgaatctcgtacgacatcttgcgatcactcaaataaattatatacattgttgtcgccctctaccgaatgatggtattttgacgatgatagcttcagtaggagcgacgctctgcgccgttgaatgccgggcagtcaattttcggcaaaatttccgtttttttaccaaaaaaataattatgcaacattaaaaaagatgagaatagatgtagatataacagcgcaacctataataattgaaattagcaatatacggcgcgttttagccaagatatggccgttcaaaaattttgtccgaagttaggaactgtccgaagttaggcgcttttacggtaccgtacggtatgATGTTTTTTGATAAATGCAAAACCCTAATTTATACCTCAACTTCTTGTACAGTACCAAGAGAGTGAGTAGATGGTTATCGTTTCCCTGTTTCATGTCGTTTGGGAATGAAATTATtgtactgcagtactgtaaCCTGGTACGGTAAGTGACTTAAGATATAATATGTGGGGAATTACTGTATGCTGTACCTGTACGGTAGCTGATAAtaagaaaatttatattcatagaaactatttttaatttcagcAGGCACAAGTGGGCAGGATCCGACCCGTGGGTCGTAATTTCAGACAGtgcaatatatttcatgacCTCACTGCTAGCGCACTACTCGGATTATTATTAGATTATTCACACATATTCCagtattcataaatatttcatcactttgtgaaaaatataaattcactCTTAAATCATTCATCCATCACTTATATTATTGTCTTTAGATTATATGAACGCatgtttttatatatgtttatatttttaattcgcCCAATTGTGACTTGCATCTAGCCATCAGCAATCATGACTTCAAGTGAGATAATTAAAGAGAAATTGCAAAAAGGTTTGCAGGCAACTTATATTGAAATAGACGATTTGT is from Styela clava chromosome 9, kaStyClav1.hap1.2, whole genome shotgun sequence and encodes:
- the LOC120339699 gene encoding interleukin-1 receptor-associated kinase 4-like, giving the protein MYHSNNTSGFRPSRVRAGPTTFIRDLPYSVLVNVAKQLDPDGTSTTWRDLALNIPISSMNPNPRFTNNDIQHFELSTQRGKSATEAVLQAWATSNVTAQDLVNVFHKMHLPKLADIVLPPEPLPQRRFDPPSYRETMGLDAEPSKAPTHQSTGFQQTASHVSSTQSMGKREPIEHDSMSLRQPTENCTTDISEHLSLEELSLDKNLPSFSYSDLSELTSNFNESCKLGEGAFGSVFSGNLHLPKHKPIKSDARKIAIKRLKLDAPDLAVAVAEQFKKEIHIISELEHENILPLVGYSCDGPELCLVYDFMFNGSLSSNLQGCREGTNQLSVAQRLQIAEGSAAGIEYLHNKKLVHRDIKSSNILLDTETRPRISDFGLIRSVISAPETTSTVTKNPIGTPLYMAPEAIRGEVSTAMDVYSFGIVILELLTSRAVYDRDRSPPSLLDYVMDKCDEQQDAIMDLIDNEAGHWRYSVAMEIYELSSDCLNYRRKTRPAMSKVLTNIRTMREKMH
- the LOC120339700 gene encoding proteasome activator complex subunit 3-like; translated protein: MDFVLDIKSSIGLEAENLVNKVFPEKTAQLDAILQSPEFRLENIPSVRQKSWESHANVTAKKENSKASTSDRNIGEPPAKLLKSCDEGDASEDAVEKQEVFSNPQIVHLLEIIRPEIITLMESCNTIRTWVMLLLPKMEDGNNFGVSVQEETMGELKGVETETAVFLESTTSYFFARAKVASKVIKHPKIHDYARFIAEEDEKQFVSLRHTVAELRNFYSSLHDLIMKNIDKIKKPRNSNLSSMY